One part of the Nematostella vectensis chromosome 8, jaNemVect1.1, whole genome shotgun sequence genome encodes these proteins:
- the LOC5519377 gene encoding uncharacterized protein LOC5519377, which produces MQYRTQCFTGPLAHVTYSKYGPSSACNNGTGGTWANDVYSIVLVANFIISKDELKLVNKPSYGYARNPPTRSTALTVDDTNASVSPRFLRRLNPDEESLVPGIPTFGMPPWYGSPEEANQEYAVCDYMEWFQCAVLPRLSRLRMRLAQKENRSKTTIYTRGTQQDPCRNMHFPSPLEDHALFNHTLQNITDISVWNCQVKCYVNQACRAVNYKKGANLGSCELLSAKAGSFPIDLLKFPGIDYYGPNEVCVPNPCPSANMTCVELKGNPRYRCECPQGYIGSACETDVDECYPGHYNCHQDATCANTIGSFACTCKPGYTGNGVSCEDIEECSSGSNNCHRDHASCANTIGSFACTCKPGYTGDGINCADIDECSLDVHNCHANATCANTAGSFTCTCRSWYTGNGVNCTGLTYSHVGCFKDKDDRAIALTWIYPSTLEECFKEALRRENIVFSMQAEKHCFTSPDAHQTYNKYGPTTGCSGGNGGAWANDVYRINY; this is translated from the exons ATGCAGTACCGTACCCAGTGCTTCACCGGTCCGCTCGCGCACGTGACCTATAGCAAGTACGGCCCTTCATCTGCTTGCAATAATGGCACCGGGGGAACCTGGGCTAATGACGTCTATTCAATAGTCCTGGTTGCAAA TTTCATAA TATCAAAAGACGAGTTAAAACTCGTCAACAAGCCGAGTTATGGTTACGCTCGCAACCCACCTACACGCTCCACCGCCCTTACCGTCGACGATACAAACGCCAGCGTATCGCCACGATTTTTGCGGCGGTTGAACCCCGATGAGGAGTCCTTGGTGCCGGGTATTCCAACGTTTGGCATGCCACCATGGTACGGGTCACCAGAAGAAGCAAACCAGGAGTATGCTGTCTGCGACTATATGGAATGGTTCCAATGCGCCGTTCTCCCTCGTTTGTCTCGACTGAGAATGCGCCTGGCCCAAAAGGAAAATCGTTCCAAGACTACTATTTATACTCGGGGCACACAACAGG ATCCCTGCCGCAACATGCATTTTCCTTCTCCGCTAGAGGACCACGCCCTCTTTAACCACACCCTTCAGAATATAACTGATATATCAGTGTGGAACTGCCAAGTAAAGTGCTATGTGAACCAAGCATGTCGTGCTGTGAACTATAAGAAAGGCGCGAATCTCGGGAGCTGTGAACTGCTGTCCGCCAAAGCTGGATCCTTCCCTATAGATCTGCTGAAGTTCCCAGGAATCGACTACTACGGCCCCAAT gAGGTTTGCGTTCCAAATCCTTGTCCCTCGGCCAACATGACCTGCGTTGAGTTAAAGGGGAATCCAAGATACAGATGTGAGTGTCCACAGGGATACATCGGTTCCGCATGTGAAACAG ATGTTGATGAGTGTTATCCTGGACATTACAATTGTCACCAGGACGCTACTTGTGCAAACACAATTGGCTCTTTCGCATGCACATGTAAACCTGGGTATACAGGAAACGGAGTAAGCTGCGAAG ATATTGAGGAGTGCTCTTCTGGAAGCAACAATTGCCACCGGGACCATGCTTCTTGTGCAAACACCATTGGCTCCTTCGCATGCACATGTAAACCTGGGTATACAGGAGACGGAATAAACTGCGCAG ACATCGACGAGTGCTCTCTTGATGTACACAATTGTCATGCGAATGCCACGTGCGCGAATACCGCTGGTTCCTTCACCTGCACTTGCAGATCTTGGTATACTGGAAACGGCGTAAACTGTACAG GTTTAACCTATTCGCATGTTGGATGTTTCAAAGACAAGGATGATCGGGCCATTGCGTTAACTTGGATTTATCCATCAACTCTAGAGGAGTGTTTTAAAGAAGCCCTTAGACGCGAAAACATAGTATTTTCAATGCAGGCAGAAAAACATTGCTTTACCAGCCCAGACGCACATCAGACTTACAACAAGTATGGTCCCACAACTGGCTGCAGCGGCGGGAATGggggagcctgggccaatgacGTATATCGCATCAATTACTAA